AGGTTTTTGATGGCCAGTGCTGACCCTGCAATAAGACCTCCCCCTCCAACAGGAATAACCACAGCATCCACATCAGGCACCTGTTCTACAATCTCCAATCCCATGGTTCCCTGTCCTGCCAAGATGTGAGGGTGGTCATAACTAAACAGAGAGATCTTGTgattcataaaaaatatttttatctatcagatgttgaaaattttaaaaatctactttgaaattttctgtacatttttatttcttcttaTTATCAAAAATGAGTTACTTCTTGATTAAAAGAATTTTCAGATAATGTAATAATCCCATAAATCATAcccatttatataaatatatcccTTCTCTTTACCAAGTATCTGTGCATGATCTTTTGACTAtgaaaagaaattcattttaaaataagtcAGATCATGTAATCTGTTGTCACTCAAAGGATGATCATTGAAGCTGCATGCAGATGACGATCATTGAAGCTGCATGCAGATGACAATttaaggatctgattttaatcagattgaccaTATTATCCATTACTCTTTTTCTACAAAGTTTTCTTGAATGAAGGTACATGTTGATAAGATGTGCTGTATGTTACAGTACaataccaatctaattaaaattagacgttagatccgctcacatactcgcaacacaaacatctaacaacatcccatagagggtcatgtcagaggtcaaatttgcatgaaaaagtAACCAATCGCTACAAAGGCGAAAGTGTCCTTGGCATCCAATGAGATTCATCATTGTATACTGTATTTAGTTACTTATTAAAAATGGCGACCGAAGAAGAAATGGAAGCAATTAAAACCGCTTTGAAGATATTTGATCTCGAGGCTTTGAAAAATGAACAAGaacagatatttaaaaaaattttctttgttgaagtatacatgaaaagatccCCTGATGTTGCCATagtttaaattcaaataaaaacacgcGATAACAAGTCATGATCGTGGGTGACGCCATTTTTTCTCTTCCTTACGTAAACAATGCATGGACTTGTGGGATAATACCCTATTGATATGAAGCGagaaatttgattggctgttgcacatttgacctctgacgtgaccctctatgggatgttgttagatgtttgtgtagcgagtatgtgagcggatctaacatctaattttaattagattgagtacAATACATGCATACACTGTCTGTAAAACCATGCACTAGCTCATGATTCATGGTGTAAAATTTTGTGGGATGACAAATTTTATGATCTGATGGGTGTGTCCATATCACAACATCCAAAATTAAAACCTTGAGAAAAATGagtgatttacatgtacattacactgacatatacaaatgtacacaaACAGGTGTTAACTGACCTCTGAAATATCATTGCCTTTGATAATGACAGTGGCTCCATGACTTATGCATGCCTGTACTTTCATCATTGGTGCTACAATTGGCATGACTACAGTCACAGGGACGCCCAGACTTTGTCCATGGTAGGATAGGGCTAAGGCATGGTTACCTGCACTAGCTGCTATAACTCCTACTGCCTTCTCTTCCTGTGGTGAAAATTATAAGAATCATCTTGGTTTATCAAAATATAGTAACCAAAATATGGTCATTTACTGTGCACAAGTTTATGAAGAGTTTTAAAATCTCTCATCATTATTCCAACTTTTACTTGGTGAGTAATCATGTATCAAGGTATACAATTTCAACTTATTAGATGAATGTGaatttatctacatgtacttgtttcaAAAGGGAGAcaattcattttctttgatCATTCACAAGTTTTCCTCTTACTTTTGACAGCTGCATCAAGGCATATCTTGCCCCTCTCTCTTTGAAGCTATACAGAAAAGAATATAATgtcaaattatatatacattaacagCTGGTTGATTGAATGACACTGAAGCATCATCAGTGAATCACAACAGAGTCATTAAAGGAAACAGAATAGGAAGTTCACATAGATGTATAAAGCATGTAAACATTTTGGAGTTATTGTTAACATGATGCTGTACAGTTTAACTGctctaaataaatcatcatcCTGGTTACCTTCCTGTAAACTGCAAAAACtcctttttgaaataaatatccaTGTCCAACATGGAGGACATTCTTGATTTCTGAAATATGAAAGTCAGAACACTTAGACCTAAATATTTATAAGATGGACCTTTTTCAAATGAGAATTCTTTTGGACATATATAGTAtctgttttgtgtttgtttacttttcaaaaacatttagaCCCACCCACCCTTACGGGTTTAAGAAAGGTAATCTTTGACTTAATATAATGTGTAACGGGCAGATAAAATAGGATGGACAAGATCAGGATTCAAACCTGCCACTCTGAAACTCTAGTCAGGTGCCATACCAACTGAGCTATATCTGTCAACTGAGCTATATCTGTCAACTGAGCTATATCTGTCACTGTTTGCTGATTGAACCCATCTGACCAcaacattcctccctccttaattaAAGGTCTTTGCCCTCAAAGACAACAGCTTGAGATCTTTCCCCTTTGCAGGATTCCACCTGTCAGTTGCAGGTGCTAGTCTACAGTACTAAATGTATCGGGAACAAAAAATATGGGATGGACTAGCTAAACAGTAATTCATACAACATGTAACTTGGgtaaatttattaagaattcctttgaaattagaaataccaatgtaaatttataagcacaatttctattctttcttgacctttatatgattttcgatttattacattgtatactttGTCTATAAGCTATATTTGCTTTTGActaataaacaataacatacatgGGCACCCTGAATCTCTAATTAAGTGCTTTACCAACAGCTATCTAGCTACTAGCTGGTGATCAAACCTGACTGACTCAGTCTCCCCTCCTTAAATGGCTTTGCCCTCAAAGATGTACAACCCAAGACCATTATTCCCTGGCAGACATTTTCACCTATCAGTTCCAGGGGTTCATAAAGGCACCAAATGTGACAGTAAGGGAGAAAAATGACAGTCAGCCTAGTTCAATTGCTGGTGCCAGATAGCTCAGATGGTAAAGTACCTGACTAGATTTTCAAGGGgcctgggttcaaatcccggtctaGAGCATTACCATTATATTCTATGAAAATTGTCTTAAGTTATTGCATGACATAGAAAGTGCCATTATCttatcattataaaaaaaaaatcaagtccCATCACTTCATGACAAACCTGATTAATCTGAAAATATAAAGGGATCTTTTCTGCCCAATAAattattatgtataaaattcatgaaaatcttTCCAAGGGAATTTAAGTTATTGTGTGTCATAGAAGGTGCTGACAGACAGTTGGACAGAGTGATTACTATAGGACATGCACCATATGGCGGGGCCCTGATAAGGCAATTCACaatcattgaaaattgtacaaaataaaaagttaatgAAAATCATATATCCTAttataatttgatttattttatgattgaATTCTGTGCTTTCTGAATGACTGAGATATGTatatgtgagtgtaaggaaaTGGATAGAGATTGCTTTTGATTATCTTACACTAATTGTGAAGAAAAAGGCGACTTTTGTCACTAACTGAGGTAACTTTAGTGACATTGAACCTGATCTAAAGATGAGCAATCGGGTATTTAAAGCtggtttcaatgttttgaattattttagtcatataataaacaaaaccCACATTTCTAATCACTTTTGACAAGTGTTGCATTCTAGTTGTACACAAAGATGGATAAACATGCAGGTATCGTTTTAAAGGCTCTAGACTAGTaaccaattacatgtatattatacataGTATTTAACTAAAGTTTACcactaactacatgtattataaccattaaaaagaaaatttgtccaaatatatgaaataatatgAGTTTTAATCCATTTTGATAATTATGCTCCAAGAAAATAAACTAATGAATATCACATTTAAAATACCGGTAGTATCTGCACATTCAGAGTGATTGCCCTTTGATTGCATTTCGCTCCACTGAAACATGTGcattatatttaattgaaaaaatattgacaGATGGTATAATAAGTTTAATATATAGTTAATTCACTTAGAGTATGCCAATATTATGCCAAAGAGTAGTCAGGATTTTGCAAATAATGCACTTCCCTTCTGGTTGACGTGCTTTATTTTCAAAACCCTTACTACTATTTTCACATACTAAGTATACTTAAAATGTAACATTatctatatgaaatatcatcCATTCAGATTGGTGATTCACCTATTTGATTAAGTGATATAACCTATCTAAATGGTTCTATTTGAATAGATGATATCACTTAATAGCCGTAAATACCAACATATGAACTGcatatatatcaaattattaTGATAAAGTTCATCTACTTACAATACATGGACTCCTATGAATGCcatcttttattttgtatgcagCAGCACTGACATCctgaaacaaaattttctttggatTCTCTGGGTCACAAAATGGGTCTGTTATATCCTCTGTGTTGGTGCCATTACATATGGTGGTACTTGCTCTGGGGGTCGGTCCATCTCTCAACTTTTTACCCTTTGCAGCAGCCCCGTTCTCCTCTGATTTTCGTTTctattaaagttttatttaaaagaaattcaGAGAGGAAAATTATGTAATTATAATTCATAGATTAtcaataattttatattgaaaatgaaaaaaaccaAATACTGATTTAAGatttaattaaaatacatgtatctccaATATGgatatgacaataaatttgaTAAACAGAGGGATGCAGACTATGCATATActaatacatataatatataaaaccaCAATATTACTATTATATCATGTTAGGTTCACTCAACAATGTGCCTTTGTCTCACACATAGCATCCTGGAtcttaattaagtttattattATACAAATAAGACAGAATCATAAGTTCATAACATTAATTATTACAACTAAAATTGTAATATGATGAACTTCTTaattacagagagagagagagagagagagagagagagagagagagagcaaggAGCAAacacttgtttttgttttcaaataccATGTGAataagtcaaaggtcaaagttttatatggaatataacatttaaatttcatatattCTCTTAAATTCAAACACATGCTTcgcaaaataataaataaatggaGTTAGTTGAAGTACTTAAAACTCTAgatttttatataatgaaaaacTTTTAAGAATAGTGAAGTTGTTTATTTGCTGAGATGAGGAGTGCTTGCCTGGCCTTGTAATAGAACAACAAATTTGCGTGTTTGTTTTGCTGTTGTACAGTACATGCAtagatgaaattaaaatttgacatagATCTATCAGGAAATAAGGTTTGTATTTAGACCTACTTAAGACAAAACGTAATTGAGCTAGAtactatatattcaataaagtGACTAGATTGTTTTCTATACTTCAGTTAGATCCGCCAACATAGAGCCACCAATCTGAATCGTACTGGAGCAAACCTGTTGCAATGATTGTGTTTTGTATAATATCATAATTATGTGTTTTAAAGACATTGGTATCTagcaacaaaaaaaacccaccaagtTTATTCAAACAAAACATAAAGCAATGTAAAGTAACTAAGTAAACACGCCACTATACTTACAGACATCCTTTCTCCTTGACCTGAGGTTGTAGGTGTGTTCGTCT
This genomic window from Ostrea edulis chromosome 4, xbOstEdul1.1, whole genome shotgun sequence contains:
- the LOC125670165 gene encoding L-threonine ammonia-lyase-like, with translation MKTNTPTTSGQGERMSKRKSEENGAAAKGKKLRDGPTPRASTTICNGTNTEDITDPFCDPENPKKILFQDVSAAAYKIKDGIHRSPCIKSRMSSMLDMDIYFKKEFLQFTGSFKERGARYALMQLSKEEKAVGVIAASAGNHALALSYHGQSLGVPVTVVMPIVAPMMKVQACISHGATVIIKGNDISESKDHAQILGKEKGYIYINGYDHPHILAGQGTMGLEIVEQVPDVDAVVIPVGGGGLIAGSALAIKNLKPSVQIIGVESERCASFSEALKAGKPVHTEASSTLADGLAVPTVGVNAFVTAKDVVDRMVIVKEEYIALAILRLVELEKAIVEGAGATGLAAILEGLLPELKKKKVVVALCGGNIDTTALGRVIERGLAADGRLIRFVVTVSDRPGGIAELTKLMAEVGVSIKDIFHERAWLKSDIFSVQVKCVIEARDKAHSEELEAALRKRYKQVAWLPMYF